A window of Anaerotignum faecicola contains these coding sequences:
- a CDS encoding ABC transporter permease subunit, with product FAHGFINSIKLSGCTILIILVCSTLAGYVLSGYRIKGSGIILTYFMMAMTVPIQLFLFPLYYAFAKLNLIGNIPATSLILAAMFMPLSVFLMRTFFLNVPKELEDAARIDGANTGQVIWHVMRPVVSPG from the coding sequence AATTTGCCCATGGGTTTATCAACAGTATCAAGCTGAGCGGCTGTACGATTCTCATTATTCTGGTCTGTTCCACTCTGGCGGGCTATGTGCTGTCGGGGTACCGGATCAAAGGGAGCGGCATCATCCTGACCTACTTTATGATGGCGATGACTGTACCGATCCAGCTGTTCTTATTCCCGCTGTATTATGCATTTGCAAAGCTTAACCTGATTGGAAATATTCCGGCGACCAGTCTGATTCTGGCAGCCATGTTCATGCCGCTGTCAGTGTTCCTGATGAGAACATTTTTCTTAAATGTGCCGAAGGAACTGGAGGATGCCGCCAGAATTGACGGGGCAAACACCGGACAGGTGATCTGGCATGTCATGCGTCCCGTGGTTTCACCGGG